Below is a genomic region from Candidatus Neomarinimicrobiota bacterium.
GGTGAGGTTGTCAAGATCGTTACGGCGGCGCTGCTGCTGCCGCTGGGGTGGAAAGCACTCGCTCTGCGAAAGTAGTCTCACGCTGTTCTGGTACAAGCTACCGTGCAGGCAGAGGTCATGCCACCCGGGTAGAAGGTCTGAGGTGGCAGCTCGCACTTATACTCGCCTATTTATTCCCCGGCTTCCATGAGTCTGGTTCGCGTTATCGCCAAGGCTGTAAGGCATCCCAGGAAGGCTTTGAGCATGGTGGCCAGAATGGTGTTCAAAAAGCCAGTGCCGGGATATTGCTCGGTGTGTGGTGAGAATAGGATACTCTATAAAGCTGGCCATCCGCGTATATCCTACTTTTGCAGAGGCTGCGGTGCGGTCGCCCGGAACCGGCACCTGGCAACAATCCTGGGCCGGATCATGGGTTCAGGAGAGCCGTATAGCCTACCTGGTCTGGTTGCTTCGCGACCGGATTTGAAGGTCTATCAGGCCCAGGCGCGTGGTCCCATCCATCAGGCTCTCTGGGGCCTTTCGGGGTACGTCTGCTCGGAATATTTACCCGATACGCTTCCCGGTTCGGTCTCTAAAAGCGGGATTCGGTGTGAAGACTTGCAGCAGCTTACATTCCCTGTGGATAGCTTTGATGTGGTAATTACCGAGGACGTGCTGGAGCACATACGCGACCCGGATGCGGCGTGGCGGGAGATCCACCGGGTCCTGAAGCCGGGAGGTTATCACGTATTTACGATTCCCTATGATC
It encodes:
- a CDS encoding class I SAM-dependent methyltransferase, producing MSLVRVIAKAVRHPRKALSMVARMVFKKPVPGYCSVCGENRILYKAGHPRISYFCRGCGAVARNRHLATILGRIMGSGEPYSLPGLVASRPDLKVYQAQARGPIHQALWGLSGYVCSEYLPDTLPGSVSKSGIRCEDLQQLTFPVDSFDVVITEDVLEHIRDPDAAWREIHRVLKPGGYHVFTIPYDPGRRTARRVIIEGERDIFVMPKVYHGDAIRDGLVYTDFGYDLLDHLERIGLPTQCYGADGLDGHPHHIYAGWVFVSRKEV